The following are encoded together in the Drosophila sechellia strain sech25 chromosome 3R, ASM438219v1, whole genome shotgun sequence genome:
- the LOC6606338 gene encoding uncharacterized protein LOC6606338: protein MKNRKLRCIVPNCYNSGQQDSSSMYKFPINPVVRQKWMDNIADIKDINLFNSRVCRRHFETQCFGKTKVFSWAVPTLFLNTKEVVHQVSKPSRNTFVRRCSVRNCSSRSPLERLHFFPSNPEMRKEWMEICRLTLDNKWLFICGRHFRQTYLPNNKGNLRKDAIPEFHLGTEEEDPLGKTVKSMKSCANRSNISFKSEDSGIDEESFKESKPHNPCANCLDLQQQLAAAHFRIQQLEEKRREETTDSDEEEEEEEHIFMLMK from the exons aaacttcGCTGCATCGTGCCCAATTGCTATAATAGTGGTCAACAGGATAGTAGCTCCATGTACAAGTTCCCTATAAATCCGGTTGTCCGACAGAAGTGGATGGACAATATTGCGGACATAAAAGATATTAACTTGTTCAATAGTCGGGTGTGTAGGCGGCACTTTGAGACACAATGTTTTGGCAAGACCAAAGTGTTTTCCTGGGCAGTTCCCACGCTCTTCTTGA ATACTAAAGAGGTAGTGCACCAGGTCAGTAAGCCAAGCAGGAACACCTTCGTCCGCAGGTGCAGCGTCAGGAACTGCTCTTCGCGATCTCCTCTAGAACGACTGCACTTCTTTCCCTCGAATCCCGAAATGCGCAAGGAATGGATGGAAATATGTCGGCTTACGTTGGACAACAAGTGGCTGTTCATTTGCGGCAGACACTTTCGCCAGACTTATCTGCCAAACAACAAGGGAAACCTTAGAAAAGACGCCATTCCAGAGTTCCACTTAGGaacggaggaggaggatccCCTCGGAAAGACCGTCAAAAGTATGAAATCATGTGCTAATAGAAGTAATATCAGTTTTAAAAGCGAGGATTCTGGCATCGACGAGGAAAGCTTCAAGGAGAGTAAGCCTCATAATCCATGCGCCAATTGCCTTGATCTTCAACAGCAATTGGCAGCTGCTCATTTTCGCATTCAGCAGCTGGAGGAAAAAAGGCGAGAGGAGACAACAGACAGTGATgaagaagaggaggaggaggagcacaTATTCATGCTAATGAAGTAG